In a genomic window of Methylobacter sp. YRD-M1:
- a CDS encoding GNAT family N-acetyltransferase, which translates to MIKYRLNKASEAEIAEHLWLCNTDFMPPMSGRVDINDYAKKIVSKSTRYEAWIDDKLVGLVAVYCNDMEKRTAFITSVSVLREATGKGIAESLMKRCIERKKALGMRQVSLEVASDNIPAIRLYEKCGFVAGKAKTPFVTMDLYLN; encoded by the coding sequence ATGATCAAGTACCGATTGAACAAAGCATCCGAGGCGGAGATCGCTGAACATCTTTGGCTCTGCAATACCGATTTCATGCCGCCTATGAGCGGACGTGTCGACATAAACGATTATGCAAAAAAGATCGTCAGCAAGTCGACGAGATACGAAGCATGGATTGATGACAAGCTGGTTGGGCTGGTGGCTGTCTATTGCAATGATATGGAGAAGCGCACTGCCTTCATCACCAGCGTCAGCGTGTTGCGTGAGGCAACGGGCAAGGGCATCGCCGAGAGCTTGATGAAACGGTGTATAGAGCGCAAAAAAGCGTTGGGGATGCGCCAGGTCAGCCTGGAGGTGGCGAGTGACAACATACCTGCCATCAGATTATATGAAAAGTGTGGGTTTGTTGCTGGCAAGGCGAAAACGCCATTTGTGACTATGGATCTGTATTTGAATTAA
- a CDS encoding lipopolysaccharide biosynthesis protein yields MSLTHKSLSAVFWSGADVFLRQGLQFFVSILLARLLSPEEFGLLALLSIFTGVATLFIDSGLNSALVQRQDITRKDESTVFFFNLVTGLLVALGLCLSAPWIATFFEQPVLQAKVHIMATNLSTMPWIATFFEQPVLQGLTYVMALNLFVGSLGSIQGVLLTKALDFKTLMKINAVATLLSGVLAVCLAWKGFGVWSLALQTLASTVISVTLLWLWHPWRPQWIFSLVSLRSLFRFGGFMLLSGLLDTLYTRLYSVIIGKLYSARQLGYYTRADNIQQLPVSVLTNVLNRVTFPVFSAAAADKARLAMGMRKVLRIIMLFNVPAMLGLMAVAEPLVITLIGEKWLPSVPILQVLCLAGMIWPLHALNLNVLMAQGHSNLFFRIEIIKKIISIAAIVTASFYGVMAIVWSEVIAAALCFPINAYYTGIFLGYSAWKQTLDILPYLAVSMLMMLVIWPIHIYFSFHPAAQLGLMIGVGAFVYLLACHLFRLTAFNESWTLLVHRRRTVQNL; encoded by the coding sequence ATGTCCTTAACCCATAAGTCTCTGTCAGCAGTTTTTTGGAGTGGCGCGGACGTTTTTTTGCGCCAGGGACTTCAATTCTTTGTTTCGATTCTGCTGGCGCGATTGCTTTCTCCTGAAGAGTTCGGTCTGCTGGCGCTACTGTCTATTTTCACAGGCGTCGCGACTCTATTTATTGACAGCGGCCTCAACTCGGCCCTGGTGCAGCGGCAAGACATCACGCGCAAAGATGAATCCACGGTGTTCTTCTTCAACTTGGTTACCGGCCTGCTTGTAGCGTTGGGGCTCTGTCTATCTGCTCCGTGGATCGCCACGTTCTTTGAACAGCCAGTCTTGCAGGCAAAGGTCCATATCATGGCCACGAATCTATCTACGATGCCATGGATTGCCACGTTCTTTGAGCAGCCAGTTTTGCAGGGCCTGACCTATGTGATGGCCTTGAACCTATTCGTTGGATCATTGGGATCAATTCAAGGTGTGTTGCTGACCAAAGCACTTGACTTTAAGACTCTGATGAAGATAAATGCGGTAGCCACGCTACTGTCGGGTGTGTTAGCGGTGTGCTTGGCGTGGAAGGGATTTGGTGTTTGGAGCCTGGCCTTACAAACCCTGGCTTCGACAGTGATTTCAGTGACGCTGCTATGGCTGTGGCATCCGTGGCGGCCGCAATGGATATTCAGCCTTGTCTCCCTGCGTTCGCTGTTTCGTTTTGGCGGGTTCATGTTGCTCTCAGGCCTGTTGGATACGCTGTATACCCGCCTCTACAGCGTGATTATCGGAAAGCTATATTCTGCCCGGCAGCTGGGTTACTACACTCGAGCCGACAATATTCAACAGTTGCCCGTAAGCGTACTGACCAACGTGCTCAATCGGGTGACCTTCCCTGTATTTTCTGCTGCCGCAGCCGACAAGGCTCGTTTGGCGATGGGCATGCGCAAGGTTCTGCGGATAATTATGCTGTTCAACGTTCCGGCCATGCTGGGGTTGATGGCGGTGGCCGAGCCTCTGGTGATCACCCTGATTGGCGAGAAGTGGCTGCCGAGCGTGCCGATCCTGCAAGTGCTTTGTCTCGCCGGCATGATATGGCCTCTGCATGCGCTTAATCTCAACGTACTCATGGCGCAAGGGCACTCGAACCTGTTTTTTCGTATTGAAATTATAAAGAAGATCATTAGTATCGCCGCCATTGTAACAGCCAGTTTCTATGGCGTAATGGCTATCGTCTGGAGCGAGGTTATCGCGGCTGCTCTGTGTTTTCCGATTAATGCGTATTACACCGGGATTTTTCTCGGATATTCGGCCTGGAAACAGACGCTGGATATTCTGCCTTATCTGGCTGTCTCCATGTTGATGATGCTAGTCATCTGGCCCATCCATATTTATTTCTCGTTTCATCCGGCTGCTCAGCTTGGGCTTATGATTGGGGTGGGTGCATTTGTTTACCTGCTTGCCTGCCATTTGTTTCGTTTAACGGCATTTAATGAGTCATGGACCTTGTTGGTCCATCGCAGAAGAACCGTGCAGAACCTTTAA